The window ACTTAATTTGGGCTTTATTATCTGCTATATTACCATTGTAACCACTCTgggcaattatttttattcataagaAACCAttactttttcattcatatatGGCCTTTTTCTAAGCTCAGGGCTCTGAGCTTGTTATTGCCTAATTTAGTGACATTAAGTCCAGCCACAAGTGATTCAGATTGAAGATGAACCTTTTGGGGACTTCTAATTTCGATATCAGAATATTCACATAAGTCTAATAAAGCATTATAGTAGTTAGGTAGCTCATTGGCCACCTAACGGATAATTCAGTTATTTAAGTCAtatctgaccccatttgggattttcatgaccatatttggggttttcttggcaaagacactgaagtggtttactatttccttctcccactcattttacaaatgaggaactgaggtaaatagggttaagtgacttgcccagggtcacacagctagtaagtgtctgagaatatatctgagctcaggaagataagtctttcttactccaggtctgatgctttatccatcaCCTAGAAGCCCATGGGGAGTGAAGAGTGATTTCAAATACTGTACCAAATACAAataggggaaagggagaatggaGAGCAACTTAAATTCTCATTCATCTATAGCAATGTCCCTGTGAAATAGGTGAGGGACAGGcatcattatccctgttttacaggtggataaactgaggcacacagaggtgaTGTATCCAATGTTACACTgtaagtaaataaaaacaacctTGGACTGAACGTAGGTCATATTATCTAactacctttttattattttattacccACAAGACCTTGTCTCAAATTTCAatgtcaaatatatatatatatatatatgaatgtgtatacatgtatgtttgaatatatgtatacacacatatagagagtGTGCATACTTAGGATATAAATCtcagatttaattttttcattaaagtttgGAAAGCCTTTTCAGTATAGGAAAAGAAGGTAAGAAGCCACAATAGCATTAGAATCTTTTAGTTAAAGCCTTCAACTAATAAACAAAACTGGTCATTACAAGTGGCTGTCATTTGGATTCCAATAAGGAAAAATTCCATGGGTGAAAAGTCCTTTACCACATCAAAGTTAGGAACATTGATACCTCCCCCAGTTTCATCAGGGTCTTAAGTTTAATATGAAAACATAATTTTCTCCTATACCTATCCTCAATCGATATCAGCACCTGACCAAAACCTTCTAGGAAGAAGTCTGCCTACTGTATCTTTGaagcatctgtgatttcattagtgggAAGCTCCCTAACTCCTCAGAAGAACTCTGGACTGAGGGAGATAGTAACTCATTATGATTTAGCTAAGTCTTGGAGAAATGtcttttgtccagggtcacttggATAGAAAGTGttggaactgggatttgaacccaggtttccttgaATCTAAGTCTGGCATATTATCTTCTTTACCATGCTGATTATTATACACAAAATGTAATGAATGCATTTCTCTTCCTGATTTTTTCATTGTGAAGAATAACACTTGCCCATATTCCTTCTATGAGGAGGATGGAACTAGGAGCAATTATTTTCAGAGGGAAGCAAATTTCCATTCAACATTTCTTAATAATGAGAGCTATATAACAGTGGAATAACTTGCCTATAAATGTAGTATGTACTATCTCCCACCTTTGCAGACACttgcaggaaaaataaaaagctttagagccatgaagacctgggtttaaatctctcctctgacatataatgggcaagtcatttaacctcagtgcttcagggaactctctaagactaaattgcaGAAAAGATGCTGACTGgcatttgtagagggagtttctttatctTGGATTTTCTTATATCAATTACATCACAAGTCCAATCCCTAGCCCTGCTTAGGGTGATACAGCTTCTCCTTCCTCTGGTCCCTAGgcggagaatttttttaaaaagcataacaATACTAACAGTTAGTACTCATGCAATATCTTTAAATCTGGAGACTTGGAGGTATTGGAAGGGGAGTATCACTATCTCCATTTGGCAGATGGAAAGAATGAAGCAGAGACTTAATAACTCCAAgttgaagggaagggaacaaaggaTGTTAAGACGGGAGTCATTAAGATAGAATCAACTGTTtgtcattgggggaggggaggaagaaggagccTATGTAATGATGCAGTGTCTGGTTGACAGATAGTcctcacttttttccccttcctgtaaacaacagaaaggaagagaaatatcaGCAAACAGGCTAAAAAAGGAAAGTTGTCTGAGTGCCCCACTTTGCAACAGAcagttctggatttgaagaggTATACTGTGGGGGCCAGAACACACAACTTTGCCAACCAAGCTGTAGGGAGTTCATAGTTCTACCCCAGAGGCCAAACTCTCTAGGGGCCTACCTTGGAGGTGGTGTTCTCAGGGCAAAGCAGTGGAGAAATGGTCAGAGATGAACTAAGGCAGGCACATGAGGAGAACACTGCTATTTAAGGCATGACTGCTCTCTGGTGAGTATTAAAGCAACCTGGTTACAAGTTCTTTCTATACTCTACTTTGGGGTGGTCTGTCAACAGACATCTAACCACTACCATCACTAGAACACTTTAAGCAGGATAGAACACCGAAGTCTCTGAAACAAGAGCTCTCCCAGATCCTGCAAATCTATGTTAAAAccggaaagaaaaaaattggccaGTTTCCTGTGTAACCTTGTGCGGGACTCAAATTTCTAATGGTGCTTCCCTTCCTTAGTACTCTCAGATGCTATTcctgtacttttctttttcaagatgAGGAAGAGGGCTAGAAAATCTTTTTCGATGACAACCACTACTATCTCTCCACTCAGTCACGGCACTTAAAAGAAAACCCTGTTTAGAAAGCTGTAGAGTGTAGCTGCcacagaagggggagggggaaagggaggtgcTGTAGTCATTTTTGTGCTATTACCTGGAAAGTGATGGAGTAACTTGGAATATCGATCGCTAGAATACCCTTTCTCCCCAGCTCCTCTCTGTTTATTACCAAGAAACCCCCCAGAAGCACAAAGGAGGCTTGGTAAGGGCTCACGGGAAGATACAACTCAGGTGAGAGCAGTCATGGATTTGTGCCGAGCCCTAGCTCCCCAGGCCCCAAAGAAATGTAGTTCTTAAAAATTAAGGGTGGACACTCTGAAAAGTTCTGTGTGTCCTTTCATGTTCGATGGCGCCTTAGTTGGGAGACGTAAGGAGAAGTCGATGTACGGTACCCTGTTCTCCCAATCCTCTTTAGAAACCAAAGACTTGGCCAGAGGCATTGATGGTGGCGTGAAAGAGTGCCCCGAGGGGCCGTTCATTCTAAAGAGCCCTCATTTCTTACCCAGACTGGCATGGAGCTTGGCTTCCAACGCCATACGGTCAAAAGTGCGCGTGTTAGTCTCCTCGCGCACCTTTTCTCGGACGTGGAAAGAGGCGCGGGCTGTGGAGCGGGCATTTTCCAAGGCGCTTCGCCTTTCTCGAGATAGGCGCTCGCTCCGCTCCCACTTGCGCTCAATGGCCTGCTGCAGTTCGCGCCTGCGGCTGTCCTCTTCGCGGTCCACCTTTTCCTTGTTGGCCCGCTGAGTCCGCTCCTTCTCCAACCGGTTCTGCCCTATCCGACGGGCTTTCAGCTGCACCGCCTCCGACACCACCTGCGTGGCATGCTGCATCCGCTGTTCTCCGGCTTTGGCCAGGGCCTCCAGATGCTCTTGGTGCTCTCTCTCCTTGCGCTCCGCCACTTCCTTGGCCCGCCTGCCCTGCAGTTCTTCCTTCCGCGCTCTCTCTCGCAAGTGCCGGCTTCGCTGCTCCACCAGCTGCTCGTAGTTCTCCTGCGCGCGTTCCAGGTTTGCCTCCAGGGACAGCCGCAGTCCCTCTTGCTCCTGGCGCTCCTTTCGGGCTAGCCCCTGTAACAGCGCCTCGTGATGCGCCCTCTCCGCCCGGCTTAGCTGCTGCTTCTCCCGCTGAGAGTGAGCATCCTGTTTCCGCTTGGTGCGGGCTGCCCTCTCCGCACGTTCCCGTCGGGCGTGGCCGGCCCGCTCTCGCTCTTTCTGCCGCCCTTCCTCCCACAGCTTGAGGTTGTGCTCTTGTTGCAGCTTCCGCATCCTGTCTTCCAGGGCCGCCCGCTGAGCCCGCTCCAGCCGGAGCTGACCCTGCCTCTCGACCAGCTCGAGCCGCTGCTCCTCTCCTCGCGCGTACTGGCTCCTCAGCCGCCTGGCAGCCTGCCGCTCCTGGCGGCCCAGCCTCCCCAGGCGCTCCTCCACTTGTGCCGCCCATGCCTGGCGGCATTGCGCTAGCGCCCgctgcttctccttctcctccttttcccgcTGCTGCACAGCCTTGGCCCGTTGCAGCTCCCACTGGCCGTGGGCAAACGCTTGCTGTTCGCGCAGCAGCTCTTCTTCCTGGTGCCGGGCCAGCATGAGGGTGGCAATCTTACGGTCGCGCTCCGGCAACCCACGGAGGCCCCTCTCCTCCCGCACCTGGCGCACGATTCTCTCCACATGGCGGGCAGTCTGGGGTGAGTGGCACAAATCGCTCAAGCTGAAGCTCCGACCCGACAGGGGCGCTAGGGTGAGGGCAGACGGCCGAGTCTGGGGATTGGGGGCTGAGGCAGCAGATCCTGTGAGGAGGCCACCGGTGGCCGGGCTTCCGGGCTGCCAGTGTTCCCTCAGGCTATCACCActgtaggaggaggaggaggccccCGATTCGGAGCTTCGGGCACCTTCTCGCCGGCGAGACAGGGAGTCTAGTGAGTGGCTCTTTTTGCCTGATCTGGGAGCAGCTGGAGGAGGCTTGGTCCGCGCCGGCGAGGGCGACGAAGAGGATTTGCGGGGAGCGCGGGGAGCTCGGGGAGCGCGGGGAGCAGGTGAAGCTGGGAGGCTTGCGCTGCTGCTGCAACTACTGCTACTGCCCGGGCCTGTGGTCGGGATGGGGCCTGCGCTCTGGCCTGCGGTGGTGGAGCCCAGAGGTGTGAAGAGACGCCGTTTTTCCTCCTTGATGATGCGCTCCCGCTCAGCCCGGCACTGCTGTAGCTTGGCTAGGCGCTCCGCCTCATACACTTCATAAAGCCCAGTAGCCACCCGCATAGAGCGGCCTGGCGCCTCCCTCACTAGATCAGCCAGCGCCCGAGGGAGCAGCTCCACAGGCTTAACTGCACATCTGGCACAGGCTTCCAGGGAGCGGGGGCTGGTGAGCACATATCGGCTGCCCTCTGCTTCTGGACAGTCAAAGTTGAATAGGTCAAGGTGCAGCATAGGTGACTGTTCCCGCTGTCGGCCTTCCCTGTAGCTTGCCAGGCCCTCAGCCTTGCTGGGTACACCTTGGGGGGCAGAAGATGTTGTAGTGGGCAGTTGCTGGGTACCAGTAGGGATGGAAGATGCAGATGCAGCtgccccatcttctccagcactGCTTGGCTCAGCTCctgctttttcctcctcctcttcaggcACAGGGTCCACCATGGTTCAGCCCTGTCCAGTTTGTGGGGCAGCtgtgaaaaacaaaggaaaaattccTTTTCAGAAAGGCATataaggcagttaggtggagcagtggataaagcaccggccctggatccaggaggacctgagttaaaatctggctttagacacttgacaagtgaccctgggcaagtcacttaaccctcattgcccccaccaaaaagaaaggaaggaaggaaggaagaaagaaagaaaggaaggaaggaaggaaggaaggaaggaaggaaggaaggaaggaagaaagaaagaaagaaagaaagaaagaaagaaagaaagaaagaaagaaagaaagaaagaaatatagattcGCAGAAAGCAATGACTCACCAAATTGAAGAACTAGAAGGAACATCAAAATTTATCAATCTAATGGCTGCCCAAAACATGAACCCTACAACATTACAACCTACTAGTCTATCATTTTAGAAGACCTAATTAAGGAGAACTCAAGGCTCCCATTCCTTTTCAAGACAGATAAATTGTAAGAAGGTTTTTCCTTGTATTAAGCTGAAATTTCCTACCTGTAACTTCTCTCTGGTTCTAGTTTTGGCCTCTGGgagccaaaagaaaaacaaatttaattcctcttccacagtataacctttcaaatatttgaaaacaggtATAGAAGTACAAACAACTATTTATAATGGAAAGCATATAATTTGGAGCCAGACAATActagttcaaatccggattcttCTACTTACTGTGTCCTTAAGTTACTGTCCTCTTTTTCAAATAAGtttttaagaattgtttttaatcAGGAGGTTGAAGAAGCTCATCTCTAAGGCAGTTCTACATCCTTCAATCTAATCAATGTCTCCTTGTAAGCCATCTCTTCTCTATTCAACCCAGATTCCTTTAGCTGCATATATGCACaccttgggcagctaggaggcacaggggatagagcacggggcctggagtcacaaggacctgaattcaaatgtggcctcagacacttgagccttactagctgtgtgaccctgggcaagtcacttaaccctcatcgccctgcccccccccccacaaaaaaggacaaggaaaaagagactcatcttcctgaattcaaatctggcctcagacacttactagctgtgtgaccctgggcaagtcacttaacctttttgcctcagtttcctcatctataaaatgaggtggagaaagaaatggcaaaccactccagtatctttatgaagaaaaccctaaatgggattatgaagagtcagataggactaaACAATAAAAATGTACACCTCAAACTTTATTCCAGCTTGTTGATGCCCTTTCTAAAATGTGCTACTTACAGATATGGTCCCAGGACACTGTAGAAGGGAACCATCACATCCCTTGCTCTTGACACTGTGCTCTTTACTCAACCCCTTAGACCTTAGGATAGAACTTCATTAGAGTGGACATTCAGTATTTGTTGAAAGTGAAATGTTGCTTAAATGCATTCCCTGCCTCTTTTCTTCCAATCAACCCCATTCCCAACCCCCACTACCATTAATCCGTTAATGGATTAGAATGCAGACTAgcagaaaggaaataataatagtggtATCCTAGAAAGCCAaactggaagaagggaaggagaggaggaaagagaaaagagagaggcagaaggCTGTTACCATCCCCCTTCCATCCAGAACCTGTATCTCTCAGGGCCTGGAATTCTATGATGCCAGAATTCAAGAGGCAGTCTATGTCGGGGCGGGGTATCCAAGCTCCTGGTACACTGAATAGAATTTCCTTCCTAATTGCAAGTTGCTAAGTCATGACTAGAGAGAAGGTGAAACGATTCCACCATCACCCCCACCCCTACGAGATGGAGGATTCCCCGGAGGATTAACAGTATTTATTCAGGGCTTAAACCAGCTGCCTAAAATGCAGAGGATGCagtttcacaaaaataaatatataaataagccCTTTCAGACCAAGAAAGTGCATTTATGCAAGAAACCTCCTGCCTTTCCCTATTTGAAGAAAAAGTTTATAGATGACTCCAAGGACTAGGAAGAGCCTAAGGAAAGTGGGCTAGGGTGGGAGCAGCTGATGGATGTGACTCAACACATGAAGAACCCCAAGAGTTTCCAAAATCTATTTCAAGCCAGTTCAGGTTCTTCcttggggatggaggaggggacCCTGGGCTATTGATATACTCAGTGCCCCCCGCAGCTGGTGCAACGGGCCGTTGGCACAAAGCGCCCTTCTAGCCAGGCGGCCCTTCTGTTTCCTAGGCATCTCACGGTCACCGCGGGAGCTCTGAGAAATCCCTCCTCTTGCACCTTTCAACGCGCACACTGCCTAGGAGCAGCCTAACTGAAGCCCACCCCACGGCCTCCGGACTGGACCACACCACACAGATCCCCAGACACCGCCTTCTTCGCCACCCGCACCCCAACCTAGAATTCCAGGGGAGACCATCCAAAGGTACCCGGGAGATGGGATCCTATGCAGCCGAATCTCAAACGCAATATACTTACTGCACTTTGCTGGGCGCCGGAGGCAGTGCCTACGGCTTTTGTCCCCGTGGTCCCTCGGTTTGGCTTCAGCCCATCCAGCAATCTGTTCAGTGGCTGGATCAGGTTACCAGTGGCAGCTGCCTCAACCCTAGCGatagcggcggcggcggcagcaatAGCATCAGAAGCCTCTCCATGGTTCCCAGCAAACCTTGCGCACATACGACCTACACGCGGGAGGGGGAGTGCAAGAATTCCTCCTTAAAATAACAATGCTTTGCTTCCCTCCCTTCACACCacttttcaaaaaaaggaaggacagcTCCATCTTTCGGCccctagctaaaaaaaaaaaaaatccgatTTCTGCACAGGTCTGTTTAACACCGCCCCCAGCTCCTCCTGGCGGAGAGCCGTGATGAGTTTTctcaaggggaaaagagaaaggaacggAAAAAAAGCATCATCTGGAAATTCTGGCAGGAACAGTGAGAGGTATGGAACTGACCAGAAGGAATGGACCTCTTTTACCTGGATTGTCAAGTGAAACCCTGTTGCCCATATCTGCTTTAGTCAGCCTTTACTTGCCAGGTGGGGGCTGGCCCCAACCAAGCCTTGTGACCCTGTCTGATTcacccctaccaccaccacctttttaGTAGAGAAATATTGAGAATGTGAGAATATTTGAAGCCTTGCCAATTTTCAGGTGGGCTGTGGCAAAAGAGACAACTGTGAGTGTTAATGTA is drawn from Dromiciops gliroides isolate mDroGli1 chromosome 2, mDroGli1.pri, whole genome shotgun sequence and contains these coding sequences:
- the CCDC177 gene encoding coiled-coil domain-containing protein 177 is translated as MVDPVPEEEEEKAGAEPSSAGEDGAAASASSIPTGTQQLPTTTSSAPQGVPSKAEGLASYREGRQREQSPMLHLDLFNFDCPEAEGSRYVLTSPRSLEACARCAVKPVELLPRALADLVREAPGRSMRVATGLYEVYEAERLAKLQQCRAERERIIKEEKRRLFTPLGSTTAGQSAGPIPTTGPGSSSSCSSSASLPASPAPRAPRAPRAPRKSSSSPSPARTKPPPAAPRSGKKSHSLDSLSRRREGARSSESGASSSSYSGDSLREHWQPGSPATGGLLTGSAASAPNPQTRPSALTLAPLSGRSFSLSDLCHSPQTARHVERIVRQVREERGLRGLPERDRKIATLMLARHQEEELLREQQAFAHGQWELQRAKAVQQREKEEKEKQRALAQCRQAWAAQVEERLGRLGRQERQAARRLRSQYARGEEQRLELVERQGQLRLERAQRAALEDRMRKLQQEHNLKLWEEGRQKERERAGHARRERAERAARTKRKQDAHSQREKQQLSRAERAHHEALLQGLARKERQEQEGLRLSLEANLERAQENYEQLVEQRSRHLRERARKEELQGRRAKEVAERKEREHQEHLEALAKAGEQRMQHATQVVSEAVQLKARRIGQNRLEKERTQRANKEKVDREEDSRRRELQQAIERKWERSERLSRERRSALENARSTARASFHVREKVREETNTRTFDRMALEAKLHASLGKK